The nucleotide window GTGAACGATGCGAGCCGTTGAGGTTTTCGAGGTATCTGCATTTACGTGGATCTCATCCAGCTGCAGGTCGATGTCCTTCCACTTTAGCCGGGTGATCTCGTTGGGGCGTATGCCGACAAAGAATGCCAGGGCCATATAGGGGATTAGACTGCTTCGCTCTGCAGGCACAAATTTGCCGTCAACCTTCACCTTCCTGACTGGGCGTTTTTTCCCGTTTTTCAAAGTTGCGGCCTCCTCGGTGAAATCAACGCAGGCCTCCATGATGGTGCTGACATCTTTGGCGGTATAAATCTCCGGAGTGTGAGAGGGTTTCTTGATTTTCCGTGTGCGTTGTACCGGGTTCGCTTTGATTTTGTCCTGAACAATGCACCAGTTAAAGAAACCGCTGAGATAGCGACGGTGATTATCGCGACTGGTAGCCTTGAATTTCTGTTTATCCAACCAGTCATCGACATCGGAGGGCTCAATGGTGTCGATGGCGAGGTTCTTCATATCGGCCTGAAACTTAGAAAGTCGAATCTTATATTCCTTATATGAGCGCTCTCGGATCTCGTCGTCTTCATAGCGTTGTTTCTGGTAGGCGTAGTATTGATCAAGCAGCTGGCCGGTGCCATTGGTGTGGTCGACTTCCTGGTTATGTTTGATGTAGAAGGCGGCGGCTTCCTTTAGATTAATACCGAACGGCTCAAGCATTTCGAGAGCGGCTACTGCGTCTTTCCGCTGGCGGTCGGAGAAAGCCAGAACCTTTACGCCCTGGTTCTTTGCTGTATTGCTCTTCTCAAATGCGCAGTTACGGGCTTTTTGTAATGACGTAAAAGACTGGCGTACATGTTTGCCGGTGGATCTCCCTAGGTCGACCTGGTATCGTTTACCCGCTTTGGTGGTAATCAGGCGTATTCTGTAACCCGCGTGAATCTCGTACCCATCATCTTTGATCGTTGGTTTATTTTTGCTCATGACATCCCTTTCAATGCAACCAGCATAACAAAGATCCTACCCCAAACAAGTTATGGTTGCATTGAAGTTGCATCGAGATTTTTAAAATATATGTAAATAGCATATTTAGAACGGTGTACCAAAATGTGGTTTTCGGATTTGTAATCCGTTGGTCGTCAGTTCGACTCTGACCGCCGGCTCCACTCTCAAGCCCCTGTTTTCAGGGGCTTTTTTTGTGTTTTAACCCTTCTATTATTGATCTAAATGAAAGTGGGCGTTTTTGGGGTGTTGCTTTTTCCTGCTCTTGCCTGCTTCAAATTTCCACTCCTCAAACTAGGGGGTTTTGTAACCATTCTGTAACCAAATTCAGGGGGTTCTGTAACCAAGATTAGACCTCTGTATTCAAGAAGACGTTCTGCATCTAGGCGATGAGCATTGCATGGGAAGTTTAAGCGCAGGGAAAACTATCTCCCGAAGTGCATAACCCAAAGTAGGAAACTGATATGCGGCTACACTTGTTTCTGGTTAACGATGGGATGAGGGATTCAGGGGGAATAACCCCTTAGGCTTATCTTTTCACAAAAACCACGAAATTATTCCAATGTGACTCAAGTTGCTTGGTGTGTAAACGCCGGTTGAAAAGTGCACCGGGCGGCGGGGCGGTCTAAAAGTGTAACACTCCAACTAAAACTTCCGGATTTCCGGACGGATCGGGCAACGTGGTTGCCTAACCGTTTCGGAACCGGGAGGTAAAGGAGTGTACATAGACATGCAATGGTGGACCGATATCAGACGAAAGGTGCTTGTTGAAGGCGTCAGCAAGCGACAGGTTAAGGCCGAGTACAGGATTCACACCAAGACGCTGGAGAAGATTCTGGCGCACCCCAAGCCTCCGGGATACCGGATGGCCCAGCCGAGGCCGAAGCCCATGATCGGGCCGTTTCTCGGTCGGATCGACGAGATTCTCCGGCAGGACCGGGAGTTGCCAAAAAAGCAACGGCATACGGCCAAGCGGATTTTTGATCGCCTGAAAGAGGAAGGATACACCGGCGGGTATACGCAGGTGAAAGATGCCGTGCGCAACGCCCGGGTGCGTCTGAAGGATGTCTACATTCCGCTGGCCCATCGGCCCGGAGAGGCGCAGATGGATTTCGGCTATGCCCTCGCTAAAATAAACGGCCAGCTTCGGAAGGTCGCATTTTTTGTGATGAGCCTGCCGTATTCGGATGCGGTTTATGTGCAGGCCTACGAAAAGATCTGCACGGAGGTTTTCTGGGATGGGCATGTGAGGGCCTTCACCTTTTTCGATGGCGTACCCTGCCGTATCAGCTACGACAACGAGCGGGTGATGGTGGCCAAGGTGATGAAGCGCCACCAACGCAAGCTCACCGACGGGTTCCTCCAGCTCCAGAGCCACTATCTGTTCAAGGAACACTTCTGCAACGTGGCCCGAGGTAACGAAAAGGGCGTGGTCGAATCGATGGTGCGCTATACTCGTTCCAACTTCATGGTTCCGGTGCCGGAGGTTCGTAGCTTTGATGAGCTCAACCGCATGCTTGAAGAGCGTTGCCGGGAGGAGCTTGGGCGTAAACTGCGGGGCAAGGACGGAACGAAGGGGCAGTTGCTGGCCGATGAGCGTGGCCGTTTTATTGATCTGCCGGTCGTGCCGTTCGAGTCCTGCCGGGTGCGAACCTGCACCGCCAGCTCCTTGTCGCTCGTGCGTTTCGACGGCAACGATTATTCGGTGCCCGTGCGCTACGCCCACTACGAAACGGTGGTCAAGGGCTATATCGACCGGATTGTGGTCTGCCGGGGCGATGAATGCATCGCCGAACATCCCCGGTTGTGGGGCAAGGCCGGCGTCCATTTCAACCCCGTGCACTATCTCGCACTGCTCGAACGCAAGCCCGGCGGGCTCGACCACGCCCGGCCATTGGAAGACTGGAAACTGCCATCCTGCTTTCGGGATCTGCGCAGCAGGCTGGAGGCCGATCTCGATGGCGAAGGAACCCGGGAGTACATCAAGGTGCTGCGTCTGCTCGAAAAGCATTCACCCAAGGAACTGGCCCGGGCCGTTGAGCAGGGGCTGCGTTGCGGGGCCTCCTCCCGAGACGCCATTGCCCAGTTCCTCATTCCCCGGCCGGAATGGCGATGCACCCGGTTCAGCCTCGACGGCCATGAGCATCTACGAGAGGTCCAGGTGGACTGCGTCGATGTGGCCGACTACAACCGTCTGCTCGGACAGGAGGTGGGCGCATGAGCACGAAGACCCCGTCGCATGTACTGCTCGAGCACTACCTTAAAACGCTGAAGCTGCCGAGTGTCCTGCGGGAGCACCGCAAGATGGCCTCGGTCTGCCAGGCCGAACGGGCCGATTACTCGACCTATTTGCTGCGGCTCATCGAACAGGAGATTCACGACCGGGAACAACGGGCCGCCGAACGCCGCCTCAAGTCCGCCCGTTTCCCCGTTGTGAAAACCCTCGACAGCTTCCGGTTCGAGGAGCAGCCCTCGATCAACCAGCCGCTGGTGAGGGAACTAGCCCATGGCGAGTTTATCAAGGAGCGGGAGAACGTGCTGCTGATCGGCAACAGCGGAACCGGAAAAACCCACCTCGCCACCGCCCTGGCCTTCGCCGCCTGCCAGATGGGCTTCAAGGTGCGGTTCTTCGGCGTCACCGCCCTGGTCACGCAGTTGCTCGAACGCCGGGAGGAAAGGCAGCTTGACCGGTTCTTCAAGCAACTCGAGCGCTCCGACCTGCTCGTGCTCGATGAACTCGGCTACGTTCCGTTCTCCAAGCTGGGGGCAGAACTGCTTTTCGAAGTCGTCAGCCGGGCCTACGAACGCACCAGCGTCGTGGTCACCACGAACCTGCCCTTCGAATCATGGACGGAGGTGCTGGGCTCGCAGCGGCTCACTGGCGCTTTACTCGATCGATTGACCCACCGGGTCCATATCCTCGAAGCCAATGGTGAAAGTTTCAGGCTGCAGGACTCATTGCGCCGCCGGGGACAGCGGCAGAAAACAAAGAAACCGTAGGAGCAATTGACACCCGCAAGGAAGCGGGGTAATTAACGAAAAAGTGTTACACTTTTGGGCCGCCGCCCGGTGCACTTTTCAACCGGCGTTTACACTAAAGCACCCTGTTGACAATGCATATAAATAAGGATCGATAAAGATAGTGATCACTTAAAAATTGATTGCCTGCATTCCATGTTCTACCTTATCTCTGGAAGATCCCTAGCGTCTCGCGGAGGCCAAGGGGGTCGCGTAACAAGCGCAGGCCTAAGCGCTACCTATACCGGAAGGTCTGCGCACAGCCTAGAAAAAGGAAAGAATGAAAAACGCAGCAAGAAAACTTATGTCGGCCATGGTGATCGGAACCATTATCGCACTTGTTGGGTGCGGAGGGGACGATGGGGGGAATGGTGATAATTATGAGAGTGCCGGTGTTGGTCTTGGGTCAGGAAACAACGATCTGACGATTATCAATGAATCTTCCGAGTTACTTGAATATGAGGTGAACTTTGGAAACCTTACCTTTACAGGAGCTCCCGGTTCCTATTACACGAGAGAATTCCACTGCACGCCATCATCCTACCCTGCGGCCGTATCGATTCGGATAGGAACCATGGAGGTATCGTTGGACTACCATATCGAAGGTCAACCGATCACGGTGAAATATGCGGGGTCAAACAAGCCTTTGGAATATAGCTATTAGATTGCCTGGGAAGAACCAGGGCATCACCTAAATGGGTAGCCGCCCGTTAAGAAACGGGTTCAACGGGAAGCTAGGCCGAGCCGGCAACTCTACTGCTTGAAGGCGGGACGTTTATTGCGAAGCCTAGGCTGAATACCCTACTGCTTGCTGCGATTTGTGGAGGATCGACGGCCTCGGCGACTTCCGAACGCAACGCTCGGAGGCCCGAGCCGCTCCAAATAGGGCCGCTATTCGGCTCAGGAAGGTTCTCCCGATATGGAATTTATCTGAAGTTCCGCCCTTGCAGGAAAATGGATTGCCACAAAAAGTCACAAGGAACACAAAGACAATTCCGTTCAGCGGGTTTTAGCGCTTCTTGTGCCTCTTTGTGGCCAATAAATACAAGTTGGGTTAATCCGGTATGACACGTTCCGGAAACCGGCGGTTTTATATTGAGTGTTTCACGTTTCGACCGCCCCGCCGCCCGCCGCACTTTTCAACCGGCGTTTGCACCCCGCTTTACTAGTAAAAAATACTAAACTCTCCCGTTTCAGGAAAATATCTTTTCAAGGGTTGGGCTTGCTCGAAATCCTTGGAGTCTCTAGTCTTTTTACGTTCATCGCGTAATAAGGCGAAGGGGCGGGGGAATGACGAATCAGAATCCGGAGCAGGTTGCCAGGGAAAACATTGACCGCATGTTGGTCGATGCCGGCTGGCTTGTGCAGGATTACAAGGCGCTGAACCTTGGGGCCGGGCCGGGCATTGCCGTGCGCGAGGTCACCCTCAAGTCGGGCCGGTGCGACTATCTGTTGCTGGTGGATCGTCAGCCCGTCGGCGTGATCGAGGCCAAGAAGGAGGGCACCACGCTTTCGACGGTGGCGGAACAGTCGGGCCGCTATGGTGAAAACCTTCCCGATTTCTTCCAGATCGAAGGCCAGCTCCCGTTCTATTATGAGTCCACCGGCATAGAGACCTACTTCCGCGATGAGCGCGACCCCGAACCCCGATCGCGCCGGGTGTTCTCATTCCACCAACCGGAAACCTTTTCAAAGTGGCTGGCCAAGGACACGACGTTGCGCGAGCGGCTGGCCAACATGCCGTCCGACCATCCCTTGAATACGGATGGAATGCGCGCCTGCCAAATCGAGGCCATCACCAATCTCGAGTGTTCGTTTGCGGAGAATCATTCCCGGGCTCTGATCCAAATGGCGACGGGGGCGGGCAAAACCTACACCGCCTGTGCTTTTGTTCATCGGCTTATCCGCCATGGGGGAGCAAAGCGCGTGCTATTCCTGGTTGACCGCGCAAACCTTGGCCGGCAGGCCAAGGGCGAGTTCGACCAATATGTCATGCCCGACACGGGCCGCAAGTTTACCGAAGAATACAACGTTCAGCATCTGACCTCCAACAAGCTCGATTCCGTTTCCCGCGTAACCATCTGCACCATCCAGCGGCTCTATTCCATGCTACGCGGAGAAGAGCTGGAGGAAGACATCGACGAAAAATCCGGTTTCGAGTTGGCACAGGCCGACAATCGCCCGAAAGAGGTCGCCTACAATCCGACCATTCCCATAGAGGCTTTTGATTTTATCGTCACCGACGAATGCCACCGTTCCATCTACGGCCTGTGGCGGCAGGTGCTGGAATATTTCGATGCTTTCCTGGTCGGCCTCACCGCCACACCCTCCAAGCAGACCATTGGTTTTTTCGACCAGAATCTGGTGATGGAATACAACCACGACCGTGCGGTGGCCGACGGCGTGAACGTCGGCTACGAAGTCTACCGCATCAAAACCAAGGTCACCGAGCAGGGTTCCAAGGTCGATAAGGGATTTTACGTCGATAAGCGCCACAAGGAAACCCGCGCGGTGCGGTGGGAAAAACTGGACGAGGATTTGGCCTATGCCTCCAACCAGTTGGATCGTTCCGTGGTCAATCCCTCGCAGATCCGCACCGTGCTCACGGCGTTCAAGGTTGCGCTGGCCACCGAAATATTTCCTGGCCGGAAGATGGTTCCTAAAACCCTGATTTTCGCCAAGGACGATTCGCACGCCGAGGACATTGTGCATGCCGTACGCGATGTATTCGGGAAGGGGAACGATTTTTCCAAGAAGATCACCTACCAATCCAAACATCCCGAAACGGGCAAGCCGGCCAAGGGCGAGGAGCTGATTGCCCAGTTCCGTACATCGCCCCAGTTGCGGATTGCGGTGACGGTGGACATGGTCGCTACCGGCACCGACATCAAGCCGCTCGAATGCCTGCTGTTCATGCGCGATGTCCGTAGCCGGGTCTACTTCGAGCAGATGAAAGGTCGCGGCACCCGTGTGCTGACCTCCACCGATTTGCAATCCGTCAGCGGCGCCGATGCGCATGCCAAAACCCACTTCATCATTGTTGACGCGGTGGGGGTGTGCGAGAGCGATAAAACCGACTCCCGCCCGCTGGAGCGCAAGCGCACCGTTGCGTTCGACAAGCTGATGCTTGGCGTCGCCATGGGCAAGCGCGATGAGGATACCCTGACCTCCCTGGCCGGGCGGCTCGCCAAGCTGGATCGGGAGGTGACCAAGGAACAGGCGGAGGAAATCACCGAACTCGCCGGAGGCAGAACCCTTTCGGATATGGCCGGGGGATTGTTGGATGCCGTCAATCCCGACAAGATTGCCGAAAAGGCGGCGGGGCCGGGCGCCGAACCGCAGGAAGTGGCGGAAGAGGATTTCGAGGCCGCGCGCAAGGAACTGATCGACGAAGCCTGCTCACCATTCGACAGCCCCGAACTGCGCGAAAACCTGGTGAAGGCCAAGCAGGAGTTGGAGCAGACCATCGACACGGTAACCATTGACGAGGTCATTGAAGAAGGAACCGGTTTCGATGCCACCGCCAAGGAAAAGGCCGCCGGCCTGGTCACCTCGTTCCGGGAATACATCGAAGAACATCGCGCCGAGATAGAGGCGCTGCAGATTCTCTATAGCCGTCCCTACAAAAAACGGCTGACCGAAAGAATGCTCAAGGAACTCGAAGCCAAGCTGAAGGAACCGTTCGGCCCGGTTCCCGTTGATTCGGTGTGGAATGCCTTTGAGCGGATCGAGGGGCGCAGCGTCAAAGGTCGAAAGTCGGTTGCGCATCGTTTCGCGGATTTGGTGCCGCTCATAAGCCATGCCTTGGAACAGCAGCCCGTACTCAAACCTTTTGCCGAGTCCGTCGAGGAACGGTTTAACGACTGGCTGATGGATAAGGCCAAGGCCGGGGCCACGTTCACGCCAGACCAGCTCGCTTGGCTCAACATGATCCGCGACCACATTGCAACCAGTCTCAGCATCGAAACCGACGATTTCGACTATGCCCCCTTTACCCAGGAAGGTGGCCTTGGCAAGGCCGCACTGTTGTTCGGTTCCGATTTGCACTCGATTCTTGAAGAGCTGAATGGGACTCTAGTGGCATAAATGGGAGTATAAGCGCTCTTCGGAATCGGGATTGTTTAGATGCGATGAAAGACAAGGAATATATAATTTTTTGTGATGAATCTGCCAAGAAGGGAGAGTTTTACTCGAACTTCTATGGGGGTGTGATGGTCGGATTGTCGCAATACGATCGTATTAAGGAGCGGTTGGAGTCGAAGAGGGATGAGCTAGGCTTCAGAAATGAACTGAAATGGCAGAAGGTTACCGATGCTTATCTCGATCGATATATAAGTTTTATTCAGGTCTTTTTCGATGAGTTGCGCGCCGGAAACCTGAAAGTACGTATCATGTTTCGCCAAAACAGGTATGTTCGCAGATTCGATGACCCGGAGGAAAAGGCGCTTGAATATTTCAAGCTCTACTATCAGTTCATCAAGCATAGCTTTGGACTGAAACACATGGAGCATGCCCATCCGGAAGTTTACCTGCGTCTGTATTTTGACCAGTTTCCAGACACTTCAGAGCGGGCGGAGCAGTTCAAAGGATACCTCGGAATGTTGGAGGCAATGCGCCACTTTGAAAAAGCGCGCATCCGTATTCGGGAGGGTGATATTACTGAAATTAAGTCGCATGAGCACATTTTGTTGCAGGGATTGGATATTGTTCTGGGATCGATGTTTTTTCGGTTAAACGACCTGCATAAAGCCATCCCCGAAGGGAAGCATCGCCGGGGGAAACGAACCGTAGCCAAAGAAAAGCTCTATAAATTCATTCTATCTGAAATCAAGACGGTGTATCCCAATTTCAACATTGGAATCTCAACGGGGGCAAAGAGTGAAGATGCTTGCTGGAAGGATCCATATCGGCACTGGAAGTTCGTGCCAAGGGATCATGTAATAGATAAAAGCAAAGGAAAGCGGGCAAAAAAATAAACCCCGCCTTGCCTACGATGTATCTGACGCGGAGCGTTAGACTTCGGCTTGGTAGGGTCTAACGGCAACCTAAATGATTGCCGCTGTTAGTCAAACAATAAATTGGGCGAAATCGGGGATTTTAAAGGGGTCTGCACCTGAAAAAGGAAAACTGCACGTTTAACTATCGGTAACAATATGAGCTTATTTAGGGGGAAATTTGGGAAAGGGCGGAAGGAGAGTACCGTTCGGGCCGGGGCTAAGGTGAGCCGGCCGGAGAATCCGGCCGACGATCCCAACCTGATCAAGGTGTTCGATACATATGGCCGGGAAATGTTCATCACCCGCGAGGAGTGGCGCGATAATATTCTGATGGGCAACATCGAAAAGGCATGGAACAACCCCGACGAGTTGTATGGTTTGATCGTCCAATCGTTGCGTGATGAATTTGTCGAAGAAATCGTTCCCGCGTCGGAGCAGTTGCATAAGATTGATCCTGATCCCGCGCGCGGCGCCACCATTCTCGGCATTGCTTACATGGAAACCGGGCAGCTGAAAAAGGCTGAGCAGGTATTATTGGGCCACCTTTCCAAGCATGGAAAAAACGGGGTGGTGATGACCAACCTAGCCAAGG belongs to Pontiella desulfatans and includes:
- a CDS encoding type I restriction endonuclease subunit R, whose product is MTNQNPEQVARENIDRMLVDAGWLVQDYKALNLGAGPGIAVREVTLKSGRCDYLLLVDRQPVGVIEAKKEGTTLSTVAEQSGRYGENLPDFFQIEGQLPFYYESTGIETYFRDERDPEPRSRRVFSFHQPETFSKWLAKDTTLRERLANMPSDHPLNTDGMRACQIEAITNLECSFAENHSRALIQMATGAGKTYTACAFVHRLIRHGGAKRVLFLVDRANLGRQAKGEFDQYVMPDTGRKFTEEYNVQHLTSNKLDSVSRVTICTIQRLYSMLRGEELEEDIDEKSGFELAQADNRPKEVAYNPTIPIEAFDFIVTDECHRSIYGLWRQVLEYFDAFLVGLTATPSKQTIGFFDQNLVMEYNHDRAVADGVNVGYEVYRIKTKVTEQGSKVDKGFYVDKRHKETRAVRWEKLDEDLAYASNQLDRSVVNPSQIRTVLTAFKVALATEIFPGRKMVPKTLIFAKDDSHAEDIVHAVRDVFGKGNDFSKKITYQSKHPETGKPAKGEELIAQFRTSPQLRIAVTVDMVATGTDIKPLECLLFMRDVRSRVYFEQMKGRGTRVLTSTDLQSVSGADAHAKTHFIIVDAVGVCESDKTDSRPLERKRTVAFDKLMLGVAMGKRDEDTLTSLAGRLAKLDREVTKEQAEEITELAGGRTLSDMAGGLLDAVNPDKIAEKAAGPGAEPQEVAEEDFEAARKELIDEACSPFDSPELRENLVKAKQELEQTIDTVTIDEVIEEGTGFDATAKEKAAGLVTSFREYIEEHRAEIEALQILYSRPYKKRLTERMLKELEAKLKEPFGPVPVDSVWNAFERIEGRSVKGRKSVAHRFADLVPLISHALEQQPVLKPFAESVEERFNDWLMDKAKAGATFTPDQLAWLNMIRDHIATSLSIETDDFDYAPFTQEGGLGKAALLFGSDLHSILEELNGTLVA
- a CDS encoding DUF3800 domain-containing protein, with the protein product MKDKEYIIFCDESAKKGEFYSNFYGGVMVGLSQYDRIKERLESKRDELGFRNELKWQKVTDAYLDRYISFIQVFFDELRAGNLKVRIMFRQNRYVRRFDDPEEKALEYFKLYYQFIKHSFGLKHMEHAHPEVYLRLYFDQFPDTSERAEQFKGYLGMLEAMRHFEKARIRIREGDITEIKSHEHILLQGLDIVLGSMFFRLNDLHKAIPEGKHRRGKRTVAKEKLYKFILSEIKTVYPNFNIGISTGAKSEDACWKDPYRHWKFVPRDHVIDKSKGKRAKK
- the istB gene encoding IS21-like element helper ATPase IstB, encoding MSTKTPSHVLLEHYLKTLKLPSVLREHRKMASVCQAERADYSTYLLRLIEQEIHDREQRAAERRLKSARFPVVKTLDSFRFEEQPSINQPLVRELAHGEFIKERENVLLIGNSGTGKTHLATALAFAACQMGFKVRFFGVTALVTQLLERREERQLDRFFKQLERSDLLVLDELGYVPFSKLGAELLFEVVSRAYERTSVVVTTNLPFESWTEVLGSQRLTGALLDRLTHRVHILEANGESFRLQDSLRRRGQRQKTKKP
- the istA gene encoding IS21 family transposase, producing MQWWTDIRRKVLVEGVSKRQVKAEYRIHTKTLEKILAHPKPPGYRMAQPRPKPMIGPFLGRIDEILRQDRELPKKQRHTAKRIFDRLKEEGYTGGYTQVKDAVRNARVRLKDVYIPLAHRPGEAQMDFGYALAKINGQLRKVAFFVMSLPYSDAVYVQAYEKICTEVFWDGHVRAFTFFDGVPCRISYDNERVMVAKVMKRHQRKLTDGFLQLQSHYLFKEHFCNVARGNEKGVVESMVRYTRSNFMVPVPEVRSFDELNRMLEERCREELGRKLRGKDGTKGQLLADERGRFIDLPVVPFESCRVRTCTASSLSLVRFDGNDYSVPVRYAHYETVVKGYIDRIVVCRGDECIAEHPRLWGKAGVHFNPVHYLALLERKPGGLDHARPLEDWKLPSCFRDLRSRLEADLDGEGTREYIKVLRLLEKHSPKELARAVEQGLRCGASSRDAIAQFLIPRPEWRCTRFSLDGHEHLREVQVDCVDVADYNRLLGQEVGA
- a CDS encoding tyrosine-type recombinase/integrase; this translates as MSKNKPTIKDDGYEIHAGYRIRLITTKAGKRYQVDLGRSTGKHVRQSFTSLQKARNCAFEKSNTAKNQGVKVLAFSDRQRKDAVAALEMLEPFGINLKEAAAFYIKHNQEVDHTNGTGQLLDQYYAYQKQRYEDDEIRERSYKEYKIRLSKFQADMKNLAIDTIEPSDVDDWLDKQKFKATSRDNHRRYLSGFFNWCIVQDKIKANPVQRTRKIKKPSHTPEIYTAKDVSTIMEACVDFTEEAATLKNGKKRPVRKVKVDGKFVPAERSSLIPYMALAFFVGIRPNEITRLKWKDIDLQLDEIHVNADTSKTSTARIVHIPANLKKWLIPYRGDDDAPVFPYSDTVLRSWRRAIFKDLDVKYIQDGARHSFATYYLALNTMDDTIQELGHTDTKMLFKHYRGLAKNRKNQAKAYFKIAPAKEAKIIPMTKAV